The genomic segment GCCCACCTCAATTTTTCCACTTCCTCTTGGATGGAAGAACCGAGCGCAGAGTTACCAATGTTTGCATTGATTTTTACCAAAAACTTTTTACCAATGATCATTGGTTCAAGTTCGGGATGGTTTATATTGCTCGGAATGATAGCTCGTCCTATTTTGATTTCATTTAAAACAAACTCTGGATCCATACCTTCTCTGAGGGCTACATACCTCATTTCATCAGTTAGGATCCCTCTTTTTGCAAAATACATTTGTGAATGATTTTGACTGCCTTCTGCAATTCGTTTTTGAATCCAATCCTGCCTGGTTGGATGAATTCCTTTTTTAAAATTAAATTCATCATCATGCGAACAAAGTGTACCTGCCGTACGATATGTTTCGTAGACGGTTCCATCGGTAAGCTGGATTTGGTTTTTATGGATTTGGTAGTTGGAGTGATCTGAACTTGTCATAACGGTTCCTTCCCATTGGTGGCAAAGAGACAGCTGTTATAAATTTCAGCTTCCTCCGTTTCCCTTCGCAAGCATTACCTTGTGCAGGTTCATAGGGACTCTCTCAGCCTGAAATCCAGGCACCCCCAACGGTTTTTAAATTATGTCAGATACATAAAAGAGGACAAGGATTATTTCAAGGCTCTGTTTTTTCTTATCAAACGATTGATGTACAGCAAAAGATCCTGTTTCCCTTTTGGACCCATGTCTGTGAACTGCACTCCATACAATCCTTGGGTCTCTGATTTTTTTCCGATTTGTTTGATGACTCCTCTCGCCCGGAAGTCGGCCAAATCACCCGGTAAGGCAACCAAGATTTCCACTTTTTCATGCATATCCCATTCATCAAAATGGTGCGGAGCGACAATACCAATCCCACCCATACTGATATCGTTCGCATGGAGTACATCAATCAGACTCGTTCCCATAAGATGCACTTCAACAGGCTCCTCTGGCAATGGTTTGACGCGGACGTGTTTTCTCTTTTCCGTTTGGTTGGACATTGCCCAATTCTTTTTCCAAAAAAACCCTTGTAAACCAAAGAAAACCTTGGTAGTCTGAGATTGGCTTTTTATGGAAGAGATGAAGGTTCTGAAAAAACAAAAGACGATAGTTTTTCCGGTATTCTTTGTTTCCATCCTCTCCTTCATTCATCCCAGCCTTCTACAAGCAGAAGTCACTTGCACAGGCGCGGCTTGTACCGTACTTCCTGCAAGCATACGCACACAGTTAAACTCTGTGGACCAGGCATTCCAGACCCAATACACAGACAAAGTATTAGAATCCATGGCGGAATCGGCTATCCTTACCAACATCAACTCCTCTTTGATGGGACCAGGCCTCGTAAATCGATTTCAAATCGGAGCTGGGATGGGTCTTGCTGGACAGAGAAAGGAAGACATTACTGTCCAATACCAATCTTTAACTTTTGATAAATTACCCAATGTAGGTGCTTCGATTTCGCCAAACTTGATGTTTGCTGTCAATTTAGGTTGGTTAACGGGAGGGGGTCCCTCAGATACTGAGGCTGACCTAAAGACATTTTTACATCGATTCAATCTTTATGTCCATGGTTTTCAGTTCAATTTTTCCAATGGCGATGTACAAAAAGCCATCGAGGCACAGAATAAAAATTTGGACTTGGGCGGAGATATCACAAACGCAGGTTTCATGTTACGATTTCACCTTTACGAGAGTTATTCGGATGGCTGGGGACTGTTTGAATTTTCTGGTATCTCCATCGGAATGGGTATGCACTACCAAAGGCAAAGGATCAATCTATCCTACGACGATAACAAAGTTCAGGCCATAACCTTAGGTCCTGCCATTGGTACCTGGGGCGGAGCAACAAAGTTCGACTACAATAGTACTCTGACAAGTGTCCCCTTAGATGTCCGCACAGGATTTCGGATGTTTTACATATTGAACTTCTTTGTAGGTGGAGGGACAAGTTTGAACTTTGGTTCCACAAACCTTTCCTTACAAAGAGAAGGACCTCTGGTCCTTGCGATTGATTCCTCGTCTTTAACCTCTAGCCTTTCGGCAGAATTGGCGGCTTTGGTTCCTAGCTCTCAACTCAGCCAAACCCGGACAGGCACACTTGCTTTGGACTTGAGCGGCTCTGCCACTGCCCCCAATACTACCAATTATGTTTTGGCGGGACTTGAGCTGAATGTTTTCCTCACCAAATTGACAGTGGAAGCCATGGCCTCCCAAAGGGTCCAATCGGTGATGGTGGGTGCCAAGGTCGCTTTCTAAAAAAAAGTGAATTCTTCCTGTCCAAATCAGCCAACTGGTACCGTTTTTGCAATCTTTGTACAGAACGGAAGCACTTAGCTTATTTTTGCAAATCTTCTCAGTTGATTGCATTTAAAATAAGCAATGTGTTGCAAGGACGAGCAGATGACCGCACAAACGAGTACTGAAATCAAAAAACCAATCCTCCATGTATCCTGTGTACCGAGAAAGGACACCACCCTTCTCAAGATTTCCTTTTCCCAAGATGAAGTGGGCATCCTCTACCGTGTGACATCTGTTCTCTACAACCATGGTTGGGATATATTGGAGGCGGTGGCGGAAACCAGCAACGACGGCCACGTACAGGATCTCTTTGTGATCCGAAGTTGGACAGGCGGGGAAATGACAGAATCCTTACTTTCCCAAATCCGAAAGGATTTGTATTCACTCTTCTACGAATCGCTTTCTGTTGAGGCGTATTTACACTCCTACTCCAAAGATTTTATCCTATCAAGAAAGGTAGGTGATCCAGAAGCATCTTTGAAGCTCTATAATCCCATCTCCTCGGACTTTACTGTCATGGACTTACGGATGAAGGATACACCTGGAATTCTCTTCCAAATCACAGAAGCACTTTACCAACTCGGAATCGACATCATCAGCTTTACTGCAAATTCCCATGATGGGAAGATCAGGGACAGCTTTCTACTCCGAACATCTGTTTCTGGTGACAAACTGGATGAAAAGACACTCTTCCCCTTACTACGCTCAAAACTAGAAACCTTTCTCTAGGCCTTTGTTTCTTTCTCCTTAGTTGATAGTAGGAGGATCCAAAAGAAGAGCAGAAGCACTAGGGAAACAGAATAGGTAAACTGGGGCCCCTTTTGGAAAAATAGAATCGAAAAGAGTATGGGTGACAGCCCTCGGGCCAGTGAACCAAAACTTCTAAACAGTCCCAAAGCTAAGCCTTGTTCTTCGGCCCGGCTTTGCAAAGATGCAAAGGAGGAAAGACCTGGGTTTACTAAAGCGGCTCCAAACGCCATAAAAAAAAGTGCCACAAAATAAAGTGCTACATTTGGCATCGAAACCAAAAGGCAAAGGCCGACAAAAACACTGACGATCCCATAGAATACTATTTTCTTTTCCTTTACTTTGCCTGAAATTTTTCTGAGTAAGCCCCCCTGTACAAATATAATGATAATGCCTATAAATAAAAATGTAAAACCGATCTGTTTAGGAGGGAATCCAAACAATTCTGATAAGTGAAAGTTCAAGACAAACTCGAAACCAGAAAAACTGGTGAGAAATAATAAATTGAGTAAACAAATGCGGATCAAATGTTTAGATTCCAATCGACGCATAGCCAAAAATGGATGGATCATCTCTCCATTTCTGTTTTTGGGTTGGGATTCTGGTAGGTAAACCTGGATAAAAAGATAGTTTAAGAGCGCAACGACAACAGCCAAAAGTGCTGAAGCAGGAAAAATCACAAGATATCCGCTTTGGAAATATGAATCCAAAAATGTCCAAGTAGATGAAATTCCGCCTAACAAAGGTCCAGTGACAAAACCCAAGCCAATCCCTGCGCCAATTAAACCCATGCCCGCTGCTCTCGATTTTTCGTCGGTATGATCTGCCATAGCAGCGGAGGCGACAGAGATATTTCCACCCATACAGCCAGTAATCACTCTCGAAAGTACGAATAGCCAAAACTGGGAAGAAAACAACCATAAGATATACCCAAAAACTGCACCAATAGTTGTAAGACTTAGAATTTTCTTTCTTCCATATCGATCTGATAACTTCCCCCAAATGGGAGCAGATACAAATTGCAACAAGGAGTAGAGTGAGCCCAAGATGCCCCCAAATAAAACCAAGGTGAATTTTGGGTCTCCACCTTCACCTAACCATTGTGCCCATCGATGGATAAGCAAAAAAATCGGATCATTGCCTGAATATAAAAAATGGGTGATCGTTTTGGGGAATAAGGGAAATAAAAGAGAAAAACCCATCATATCCGAGAAAACGATCAAAAATAAAACGAGTTTTGTTTTTTTTGAATCTGCCTGCATAAAAAAATAAAAAAGTCACAGAGATCCTGTGACTTCCAAAAAAATTTATTGAATGAGAAGGTTAATCTTATTTGTTTTTAACTTTTTCAATCAAAACTTTAAGTTCATCTAATGCTTGTTTTGCTTTTTCCTTAACTTGTGGAGGAAGAGCGCTATCAATTTGCGCATAGATAGACTGATAATTTGCTTGGAGTTTTGCTACCACTTCTTCGTAGCTCGCATTGGTTTTCCCAATAGCATCTTGCGCATCAGTGATCGTTTTGCTTAAAAGGTCTCTGATTTTTTGTGATTCTGGTGATTTGTCTAGCTCACCTTTCGCTTTCAATTCGTTGTAAACTTTTTCCAGGTCTACCACTGCAGCTTTGAACTTTTCTTCTCCAGAACGGAAAAGAGCGATTCCAGCATTGACTACATCCATTACCAATTTTTCCATGCAACATTCCTTCTTGGAACCTATCGGCTCCTGTATTTGGTATCCCAAATATAAAGAAACGCAAGCGACCTGACAATTAAAAAATCAGTAAATTGGAAAAACTGGGCGACATAAAGCAATCAACTGTTGCCGATTAACTTTTTGATTTGGTCTCGGATCTTTGCAGCGGTTTCGTAATCCTCTGTTTTTAGAGCGTTTTCTAAAGTCTCTTCCAAAATCTGTAAATTTGACTTGGGGAGGGCTTGGATTTTTTTTTCTGGTGCTACACTTTCGGCTTGGATTTCGTCTTCTTTCATAACGATTCCTGCCTCATCTAACACTGATTTCGCTAAAAAAATAGGAGCATTTGCTCGCAGTGCAAGGGCTATGGAATCGGAAGGCCTAGCATCTAGTATAAAAATTTCCTCGTCTCTACGCAATTGGATCTTTGCATAGAAGGTGCTATCTATGATCTCTTCAATAGTGATCTTTAAAACTGTCGCTCCCATTGCAGTCAACATATACAACATTAAATCA from the Leptospira ryugenii genome contains:
- a CDS encoding Lsa36 family surface (lipo)protein gives rise to the protein MKVLKKQKTIVFPVFFVSILSFIHPSLLQAEVTCTGAACTVLPASIRTQLNSVDQAFQTQYTDKVLESMAESAILTNINSSLMGPGLVNRFQIGAGMGLAGQRKEDITVQYQSLTFDKLPNVGASISPNLMFAVNLGWLTGGGPSDTEADLKTFLHRFNLYVHGFQFNFSNGDVQKAIEAQNKNLDLGGDITNAGFMLRFHLYESYSDGWGLFEFSGISIGMGMHYQRQRINLSYDDNKVQAITLGPAIGTWGGATKFDYNSTLTSVPLDVRTGFRMFYILNFFVGGGTSLNFGSTNLSLQREGPLVLAIDSSSLTSSLSAELAALVPSSQLSQTRTGTLALDLSGSATAPNTTNYVLAGLELNVFLTKLTVEAMASQRVQSVMVGAKVAF
- a CDS encoding bifunctional nuclease family protein; the protein is MEFFEVKISDISLTNVGFAVFLKPKESDDNRVVPIFIGPLETHSITTVLDGTKPPRPMTHDLMLYMLTAMGATVLKITIEEIIDSTFYAKIQLRRDEEIFILDARPSDSIALALRANAPIFLAKSVLDEAGIVMKEDEIQAESVAPEKKIQALPKSNLQILEETLENALKTEDYETAAKIRDQIKKLIGNS
- a CDS encoding PilZ domain-containing protein yields the protein MSNQTEKRKHVRVKPLPEEPVEVHLMGTSLIDVLHANDISMGGIGIVAPHHFDEWDMHEKVEILVALPGDLADFRARGVIKQIGKKSETQGLYGVQFTDMGPKGKQDLLLYINRLIRKNRALK
- a CDS encoding MFS transporter, producing the protein MQADSKKTKLVLFLIVFSDMMGFSLLFPLFPKTITHFLYSGNDPIFLLIHRWAQWLGEGGDPKFTLVLFGGILGSLYSLLQFVSAPIWGKLSDRYGRKKILSLTTIGAVFGYILWLFSSQFWLFVLSRVITGCMGGNISVASAAMADHTDEKSRAAGMGLIGAGIGLGFVTGPLLGGISSTWTFLDSYFQSGYLVIFPASALLAVVVALLNYLFIQVYLPESQPKNRNGEMIHPFLAMRRLESKHLIRICLLNLLFLTSFSGFEFVLNFHLSELFGFPPKQIGFTFLFIGIIIIFVQGGLLRKISGKVKEKKIVFYGIVSVFVGLCLLVSMPNVALYFVALFFMAFGAALVNPGLSSFASLQSRAEEQGLALGLFRSFGSLARGLSPILFSILFFQKGPQFTYSVSLVLLLFFWILLLSTKEKETKA
- a CDS encoding phasin-related domain-containing protein; protein product: MEKLVMDVVNAGIALFRSGEEKFKAAVVDLEKVYNELKAKGELDKSPESQKIRDLLSKTITDAQDAIGKTNASYEEVVAKLQANYQSIYAQIDSALPPQVKEKAKQALDELKVLIEKVKNK
- a CDS encoding ACT domain-containing protein, whose protein sequence is MTAQTSTEIKKPILHVSCVPRKDTTLLKISFSQDEVGILYRVTSVLYNHGWDILEAVAETSNDGHVQDLFVIRSWTGGEMTESLLSQIRKDLYSLFYESLSVEAYLHSYSKDFILSRKVGDPEASLKLYNPISSDFTVMDLRMKDTPGILFQITEALYQLGIDIISFTANSHDGKIRDSFLLRTSVSGDKLDEKTLFPLLRSKLETFL